A genomic window from Streptomyces sp. MST-110588 includes:
- a CDS encoding winged helix-turn-helix domain-containing protein: MTNVRSLPATTAATAATAAGTATTTASAVPAPHRQRLRAVAPDEAPPVAELLTADATWLPAPQHALPVLPGRPPMVGYLVLVPAERVTGVRPVPGAGPATTAGGPAAGDGRTAEARDTPAGIGTSADRTPLDGISADGAFGDEVVRVDPDQRTVRVRGRLLDLTYLEFELLAHLVAHPYQVHTRDRLVTTVWGYGHVGDGRTVDVHVARLRRKLGAQVRDSIVTVRRVGYKYVPAV; encoded by the coding sequence ATGACCAACGTCCGTTCCCTCCCTGCCACGACCGCCGCCACCGCCGCCACTGCCGCCGGCACCGCCACCACCACGGCGTCCGCCGTCCCGGCACCGCACCGCCAGCGCCTGCGCGCCGTGGCCCCCGACGAGGCACCGCCCGTCGCCGAACTCCTGACCGCCGACGCGACCTGGCTGCCCGCGCCGCAGCACGCCCTGCCCGTGCTGCCGGGCCGGCCGCCGATGGTCGGCTATCTCGTGCTCGTACCGGCCGAGCGGGTCACCGGTGTACGGCCGGTGCCGGGCGCGGGCCCTGCGACGACGGCCGGCGGCCCGGCCGCCGGTGACGGCCGTACCGCCGAGGCCCGTGACACCCCGGCCGGTATCGGTACGTCCGCTGACCGTACGCCCCTCGACGGCATTTCCGCTGACGGCGCGTTCGGGGACGAAGTGGTGCGGGTCGACCCCGACCAGCGCACGGTACGGGTGCGAGGGCGCCTCCTGGACCTGACGTACCTCGAATTCGAGCTGCTGGCGCACCTTGTCGCACATCCGTACCAGGTACACACCCGCGACCGGCTCGTGACGACGGTGTGGGGGTACGGCCACGTCGGTGACGGCCGTACCGTCGACGTCCATGTCGCCCGGCTGCGCCGCAAGTTGGGTGCGCAGGTCCGGGACTCGATCGTGACGGTCCGCCGCGTCGGCTACAAGTACGTACCGGCCGTCTGA
- a CDS encoding rhomboid-like protein has translation MYVGAVQLGAYALARMPAHARTELLREHSTNVENLRAGRWRTLATSALFVERPLPAPYSAGLLLALGTAEVAWGARRAAAVFAAGHVGASLLVHAGLLAARKVSEETERAVDVGASYGFNATLGALAASLPRRGARVTATTGLLALGVRPVLRKRRTFTDAGHLAAIGVGVVVGAAMRARRNRATPGVM, from the coding sequence TTGTACGTCGGCGCCGTCCAGCTCGGCGCATACGCCCTCGCGCGGATGCCCGCCCACGCCCGTACGGAGCTGCTGCGCGAGCACTCCACCAATGTCGAGAACCTGCGGGCGGGGCGGTGGCGGACGCTGGCCACCAGCGCGCTGTTCGTCGAACGGCCGCTGCCCGCCCCGTACAGCGCCGGGCTCCTCCTGGCGCTCGGGACGGCCGAAGTGGCCTGGGGGGCGCGGCGCGCGGCGGCGGTGTTCGCGGCCGGGCACGTAGGCGCCAGTCTGCTGGTGCACGCCGGGCTGCTGGCCGCCCGTAAGGTGTCCGAGGAGACCGAGCGGGCCGTCGACGTCGGCGCGAGCTACGGCTTCAACGCCACGCTCGGCGCGCTCGCCGCGTCCCTGCCGCGCCGTGGCGCCCGGGTGACGGCCACCACCGGCCTGCTGGCGCTGGGCGTGCGGCCCGTACTGCGCAAGAGGCGGACGTTCACGGACGCCGGGCACCTGGCCGCGATAGGCGTGGGCGTGGTGGTGGGCGCGGCCATGCGGGCGCGGCGGAATCGCGCCACACCTGGGGTTATGTGA
- a CDS encoding carboxypeptidase-like regulatory domain-containing protein: MAVISGVVVGAAGEAVPNARVYVVQGPGPFTDVAALTDDEGRFALSAGTDGTYTVECRAEWGQESRVARATVAVRGGAAAELRIRVD; this comes from the coding sequence ATGGCGGTGATCTCCGGAGTCGTCGTGGGCGCGGCGGGTGAGGCCGTGCCGAACGCGCGGGTCTATGTCGTCCAGGGCCCCGGGCCCTTCACGGACGTGGCCGCGCTGACGGACGACGAAGGCCGCTTCGCCCTCTCCGCCGGCACCGACGGCACCTACACCGTCGAGTGCCGTGCGGAGTGGGGCCAGGAGTCGCGGGTGGCGCGGGCGACGGTCGCGGTGCGCGGCGGGGCCGCGGCGGAACTGCGGATCCGCGTCGACTGA
- a CDS encoding endopeptidase, producing MPIEFHTAVSNEPEEQQFVVSTEELAVQAPSEGAEGESARGSAEGLENVRGYSRPEGTPEQLWQPPTAALPDIGEASFGPPPSAAETVHGPDDRVQINDTSVYPWRVHCSLLITAADNSRWIGTGWFIGPHTLATAGHVVYIKNSGVPGRDGWVKSINVMPGRNGNTLPYGVVTSTSFRSVNGWVNNGDENYDYGAIILPNNLGATTGWFGFGVWSDADLLKSVGNISGYPGDKPAGTQWYDARGIASVGPRKVYYDIDTAGGQSGSSVYRFYNGGRYGIAIHAYGGAVTNSGTRITTPVYNNYVAWKA from the coding sequence ATGCCGATCGAGTTCCACACCGCCGTATCCAATGAGCCGGAGGAACAGCAGTTCGTCGTAAGCACCGAGGAGCTGGCCGTCCAGGCGCCGTCCGAGGGCGCCGAGGGCGAGTCCGCCAGGGGCAGCGCCGAGGGGCTGGAGAACGTACGCGGCTACAGCCGCCCCGAGGGGACGCCCGAGCAGCTCTGGCAGCCGCCGACCGCGGCACTGCCGGACATCGGTGAGGCGTCCTTCGGACCGCCGCCCTCCGCGGCGGAGACCGTCCACGGCCCGGACGACCGGGTGCAGATCAACGACACGTCCGTGTATCCGTGGCGCGTGCACTGCTCGCTGCTGATCACGGCGGCCGACAACTCCCGCTGGATAGGCACCGGCTGGTTCATAGGCCCGCACACCCTCGCCACCGCCGGCCACGTCGTCTACATCAAGAACAGCGGCGTCCCCGGACGCGACGGCTGGGTCAAGAGCATCAACGTCATGCCGGGCCGCAACGGCAACACCCTCCCGTACGGCGTGGTCACCAGCACCAGCTTCCGTTCGGTCAACGGCTGGGTCAACAACGGCGACGAGAACTACGACTACGGCGCGATCATCCTGCCCAACAACCTCGGTGCCACCACCGGCTGGTTCGGGTTCGGGGTCTGGTCGGACGCCGACCTCCTGAAGTCCGTGGGCAACATCTCCGGCTACCCGGGCGACAAGCCCGCCGGCACACAGTGGTACGACGCGCGCGGCATCGCGTCCGTGGGCCCCCGCAAGGTCTACTACGACATCGACACCGCGGGCGGGCAGAGCGGCAGCTCCGTCTACCGCTTCTACAACGGCGGCCGGTACGGCATCGCCATCCACGCGTACGGCGGCGCGGTCACCAACTCCGGTACGCGCATCACGACGCCGGTGTACAACAACTACGTGGCGTGGAAGGCGTGA
- a CDS encoding Gfo/Idh/MocA family oxidoreductase codes for MTTTLRIGLLGTGPWARRVHAPALAAHPGVTLTGVWGRRPDAAAALAQAHDTRSYATPDELFAATDAVAVALPPSVQAALAVRAAAAGRHLLLDKPVATSTTEARAVADAVQRAGVASVVFFTARFGVAEGAWIAEQAAAGGWFTAHADWLGSVFAAGSDSPYAASPWRREKGALWDVGPHALSVLLPVLGDVETASVTAARGPADTVLLALRHAGGAASSATLSLTAPGPAAGVQVTLRGTAGTTTLPRRTDGPGPAYERAIDALLTSVRTGEPHPCDARFGLRVTEILAAAESALG; via the coding sequence ATGACGACGACCTTGCGCATCGGACTGCTCGGTACCGGCCCCTGGGCGCGCCGCGTCCATGCCCCCGCGCTCGCCGCCCACCCCGGCGTCACCCTCACCGGCGTATGGGGCCGTCGGCCGGACGCCGCCGCGGCGCTGGCCCAGGCGCACGACACCCGCTCGTACGCCACCCCCGACGAGCTGTTCGCCGCCACGGACGCCGTCGCCGTCGCCCTCCCGCCCTCGGTCCAGGCCGCCCTGGCCGTACGGGCCGCCGCGGCCGGCCGCCACCTCCTCCTGGACAAACCGGTCGCCACGAGCACGACCGAGGCGCGCGCCGTGGCCGACGCCGTCCAACGGGCGGGCGTCGCCTCGGTCGTCTTCTTCACCGCCCGGTTCGGCGTCGCGGAGGGCGCCTGGATCGCCGAACAGGCCGCGGCGGGCGGCTGGTTCACCGCACACGCCGACTGGCTCGGCTCGGTCTTCGCCGCCGGCAGCGACAGCCCGTACGCGGCTTCGCCGTGGCGCCGCGAGAAGGGCGCCCTGTGGGACGTCGGCCCGCACGCGCTGTCCGTACTCCTCCCGGTGCTCGGCGACGTCGAGACCGCGTCGGTCACGGCCGCCCGCGGGCCCGCCGATACGGTTCTGCTCGCACTGCGCCACGCCGGCGGCGCGGCGAGTTCCGCGACCCTCAGCCTGACCGCGCCCGGGCCCGCCGCCGGCGTACAGGTGACCCTCCGCGGCACCGCCGGCACCACCACCCTGCCGCGCCGCACCGACGGACCGGGGCCGGCCTATGAGCGCGCGATCGACGCCCTGCTCACCTCGGTCCGTACGGGGGAGCCGCACCCCTGTGACGCGCGCTTCGGCCTGCGCGTCACCGAGATCCTGGCGGCAGCCGAAAGCGCTCTGGGATAA